The proteins below are encoded in one region of Amorphus orientalis:
- the rpsP gene encoding 30S ribosomal protein S16 yields MSLKIRLSRGGAKKRPYYRIVVADARAPRDGRFIEKVGTFNPLLPKDSTERFTLVEERVKHWLDAGAEPTDRVLRLLDAAGIRSRPSRNNPNKGQPGKKAQERNEARRQAEAAAAEAAAEPAAEPAGEEAAAE; encoded by the coding sequence ATGTCTCTCAAGATCCGACTTTCCCGCGGCGGCGCCAAGAAGCGCCCGTACTACCGTATCGTCGTTGCCGACGCCCGCGCCCCGCGCGACGGCCGCTTCATCGAGAAGGTCGGCACCTTCAATCCGCTGCTTCCGAAGGACAGCACCGAGCGCTTCACTCTCGTGGAAGAGCGCGTGAAGCACTGGCTCGATGCCGGCGCGGAACCCACCGACCGCGTGTTGCGCCTGCTCGACGCCGCCGGCATCAGGTCGCGCCCGTCGCGCAACAACCCGAACAAGGGTCAGCCGGGCAAGAAGGCCCAGGAGCGCAACGAGGCGCGCCGTCAGGCCGAAGCTGCCGCCGCCGAAGCTGCCGCTGAGCCGGCGGCCGAGCCGGCCGGCGAGGAAGCCGCCGCCGAATAA
- the ffh gene encoding signal recognition particle protein, which yields MFDSLSDRLSGIFDRLTRRGSLSAEDVDAALREIRRALLEADVALEVVRPFVERIKEKAVGVEIIRSVTPGQMVVKIVHDELVATLGEEAVPIDLHATPPVAVMMVGLQGSGKTTTTAKIARRFTTRDKRKVLMASLDTRRPAAMEQLKVLGEENGIETLKIVPGQTPTQIAERAMTAGRLGGYDVVILDTAGRLHVDEALMHEMADIKRIADPHEILLVADALTGQDAVKVARSFDERVGVTGIVLTRVDGDGRGGAALSMRAVTGKPIKLIGVGERADALEDFYPKRIADRILGMGDIVSLVEKAAANIDQEQAEAMAKKLQKGSFDLEDLKSQLQQMEKLGGLSGLMGMMPGVGKARKQMEAAGVDDRIVKRQVAIINSMTPKERRKPELMKASRKKRVAAGSGTRVEEVNKLLKMHRQMADMMKSMGKKKGGLAGMLGGMGGMGGGGGAPQMDPAELEKLARQGGMPGGGGLPPGMPKLPGGGFPGAPGGLPGLPGAGGGRFKQKKR from the coding sequence ATGTTCGATAGCCTGAGCGACCGCCTGAGCGGCATATTCGACCGGCTGACCCGGCGCGGCTCGCTGTCGGCCGAGGACGTCGACGCGGCGCTGCGCGAGATCCGCCGCGCGCTGCTGGAAGCCGACGTCGCGCTGGAAGTGGTGCGCCCGTTCGTGGAGCGCATCAAGGAGAAGGCCGTCGGCGTCGAGATCATCCGCTCGGTGACGCCCGGCCAGATGGTCGTGAAGATCGTCCACGACGAACTCGTCGCCACCCTCGGCGAAGAGGCCGTGCCGATCGATCTCCATGCGACCCCGCCGGTCGCGGTGATGATGGTCGGCCTGCAGGGTTCCGGTAAGACCACCACCACCGCCAAGATCGCCAGGCGCTTCACCACCCGCGACAAGCGCAAGGTCCTGATGGCTTCGCTGGACACCCGCCGCCCGGCGGCGATGGAACAGCTCAAGGTGCTCGGCGAGGAAAACGGCATCGAGACGCTCAAGATCGTGCCGGGCCAGACCCCGACCCAGATCGCCGAGCGCGCCATGACCGCCGGCCGCCTCGGCGGCTACGACGTGGTCATCCTCGACACCGCCGGCCGGCTGCATGTCGACGAAGCGCTGATGCACGAGATGGCCGACATCAAGCGCATCGCGGATCCCCACGAGATCCTGCTGGTGGCCGACGCGCTCACCGGTCAGGACGCCGTCAAGGTGGCGCGCTCCTTCGACGAGCGCGTCGGCGTCACCGGCATCGTGCTGACCCGTGTCGACGGCGACGGCCGCGGCGGCGCAGCACTCTCCATGCGCGCCGTCACCGGCAAGCCGATCAAGCTGATCGGTGTCGGCGAGCGCGCCGACGCGCTGGAGGATTTCTATCCCAAGCGCATCGCCGACCGCATCCTGGGCATGGGCGACATCGTCTCGCTGGTGGAGAAGGCGGCCGCCAACATCGACCAGGAACAGGCCGAGGCGATGGCCAAGAAGCTGCAGAAGGGCAGCTTCGACCTGGAAGATCTCAAGAGCCAGCTCCAGCAGATGGAGAAGCTCGGCGGCCTCTCCGGGCTGATGGGCATGATGCCCGGCGTCGGCAAGGCGCGGAAGCAGATGGAAGCCGCCGGTGTGGACGACAGGATCGTCAAGCGCCAGGTCGCCATCATCAATTCCATGACCCCGAAGGAACGGCGCAAGCCGGAGCTGATGAAGGCCAGCCGCAAGAAGCGCGTGGCGGCCGGCTCGGGCACCCGGGTCGAGGAGGTCAACAAGCTCCTCAAGATGCACCGCCAGATGGCGGACATGATGAAGTCCATGGGCAAGAAGAAGGGCGGCCTTGCGGGCATGCTCGGCGGCATGGGCGGAATGGGCGGTGGCGGCGGCGCCCCGCAGATGGATCCGGCGGAGCTGGAGAAGCTGGCCAGGCAGGGTGGCATGCCCGGCGGCGGCGGCCTGCCCCCCGGCATGCCGAAGCTTCCCGGCGGCGGCTTTCCCGGCGCTCCGGGCGGCCTTCCGGGACTTCCCGGCGCGGGCGGCGGCCGCTTCAAGCAGAAGAAGCGCTGA
- a CDS encoding DUF3775 domain-containing protein: MAVELTISPDTIRSLVEKARTISAEVTDTYTDGGEHDTEFDPDTLERSHAHDGLEEEEEGNLTEEELKELIDDLNVDEAADLVAVTWIGRGDFEAAEFDQARTEAMERAEGSTSHYLMSMPLLADHLEAGLDALEL; encoded by the coding sequence ATGGCCGTCGAGCTGACCATTTCCCCAGATACCATCCGCAGCCTTGTCGAGAAGGCCCGGACGATCTCCGCCGAGGTCACCGACACCTACACCGACGGCGGCGAGCACGACACCGAGTTCGACCCCGACACCCTCGAGCGCAGTCATGCCCACGACGGTCTGGAGGAGGAAGAAGAGGGCAACCTGACCGAGGAGGAGCTGAAGGAGCTGATCGACGATCTCAATGTCGACGAAGCCGCCGACCTCGTTGCCGTCACCTGGATCGGCCGGGGGGATTTCGAGGCCGCGGAATTCGACCAGGCCCGGACGGAGGCCATGGAGCGCGCCGAAGGTTCGACCTCCCACTATCTGATGTCGATGCCGCTTCTGGCGGACCATCTCGAAGCCGGCCTCGACGCGCTGGAGTTGTGA
- a CDS encoding cisplatin damage response ATP-dependent DNA ligase — translation MQAFAHLLDRLSYEPRRLGKLRLMEAYFRETPDPERGYGLAALTGALSFRHAKAGVIRALAAERTDPELFALSYDYVGDLSETVALMWPTSAQAHGRNEPPPTLSEVVAALDTLSKSDLPGQIARWLDELDEIGRWALLKLITGGLRVGVSARLAKTAVARLGDEEVNAVEEVWHGLAAPYEPLFDWLEGRGPVPAFEDPAPFRPAMLAHPIEEADFSGLDPADFLIEWKWDGIRVQAAAGTDSDGRHVARLYSRTGEDISAAFPDLLEALSFEGSVDGELLIVREGRVQPFNVLQQRLNRKAVTPKMQAEFPPVIRLYDALVLEGEDLRTEPFAERRRRLESFVGSLSDDRIDLSPLVPASSWQAVADARGDPASAGAGDDADAVEGVMIKRADSVYVPGRPKGLWFKWKRDPFSVDAVLMYAQRGHGKRSSFYSDYTFGVWREAEEGGDELVPVGKAYFGFTDAELKQIDAFVRRNTLNRFGPVREVVHDAAEGLVLEIAFEGLNRSTRHKSGLAMRFPRVARLRWDKPPGEADRIETLEALLPKA, via the coding sequence ATGCAGGCTTTCGCGCATCTTCTGGACCGCCTCTCCTACGAACCGCGCCGGCTCGGCAAGCTGCGCCTCATGGAGGCCTATTTCCGCGAGACGCCCGATCCCGAGCGGGGCTACGGCCTCGCCGCGCTCACCGGCGCGCTGAGCTTCCGCCACGCCAAGGCCGGGGTGATCCGGGCGCTTGCCGCCGAACGCACCGATCCCGAACTCTTCGCGCTTTCCTACGACTATGTCGGCGACCTGTCGGAAACGGTCGCGCTGATGTGGCCGACCAGCGCCCAGGCCCATGGCCGCAACGAACCGCCGCCGACCCTGTCGGAGGTGGTCGCCGCTCTCGACACGCTGTCGAAGTCGGACCTTCCCGGCCAGATCGCGCGGTGGCTCGACGAGCTGGACGAGATCGGCCGCTGGGCACTCCTGAAGCTGATCACCGGCGGGCTCCGGGTCGGGGTGTCCGCCCGGCTCGCCAAGACCGCCGTCGCGCGGCTGGGCGACGAGGAGGTCAACGCGGTCGAGGAAGTCTGGCATGGCCTCGCGGCGCCCTACGAGCCCCTGTTCGACTGGCTGGAGGGACGCGGTCCCGTGCCCGCCTTCGAGGATCCGGCCCCGTTCCGGCCGGCCATGCTCGCCCATCCGATCGAGGAGGCCGACTTTTCCGGGCTGGACCCGGCCGACTTCCTGATCGAGTGGAAATGGGACGGCATCCGGGTCCAGGCCGCAGCCGGGACGGACAGCGACGGCCGGCATGTGGCGCGGCTTTATTCGCGCACCGGGGAAGACATCTCCGCGGCCTTTCCCGACCTGCTGGAGGCGCTGTCCTTCGAGGGGTCGGTGGACGGGGAGCTGCTGATCGTCCGGGAGGGCCGCGTACAGCCCTTCAACGTCCTGCAGCAGCGGCTCAACCGAAAGGCCGTCACGCCGAAGATGCAGGCGGAGTTTCCGCCCGTCATCCGGCTCTACGATGCGCTGGTGCTGGAGGGCGAGGATCTGAGGACCGAGCCCTTCGCCGAACGCCGGCGCCGGCTGGAAAGCTTCGTCGGCTCTCTTTCCGACGACCGGATCGACCTGTCGCCGCTGGTGCCCGCATCGAGCTGGCAGGCGGTCGCCGACGCGCGCGGCGATCCGGCTTCGGCCGGGGCGGGAGACGACGCCGACGCGGTTGAAGGCGTGATGATCAAGCGTGCCGACAGCGTTTACGTTCCCGGCCGGCCGAAGGGGCTGTGGTTCAAGTGGAAGCGCGATCCGTTCAGCGTCGACGCCGTGCTGATGTACGCCCAGCGCGGCCACGGCAAGCGCTCATCCTTCTATTCCGACTACACGTTCGGGGTCTGGCGCGAAGCCGAAGAGGGCGGCGACGAACTCGTGCCCGTGGGCAAGGCCTATTTCGGGTTCACCGACGCCGAACTGAAGCAGATCGACGCGTTCGTCCGCCGCAACACGCTGAACCGGTTCGGTCCGGTGCGGGAGGTCGTCCACGACGCCGCCGAAGGGCTGGTGCTCGAGATCGCCTTCGAAGGGCTCAACCGCTCCACCCGGCACAAGTCCGGCCTCGCGATGCGCTTTCCCCGGGTGGCGCGGCTCAGATGGGACAAGCCGCCCGGCGAGGCGGACCGGATCGAGACGCTGGAGGCGCTGCTGCCGAAGGCGTGA
- a CDS encoding DUF423 domain-containing protein — translation MRIWIIAGALNGFLAVAFGAFAAHGLRGRVPDADLTIFQTGAHYHLVHAVAMVVVGLAALHLRHRGVSAAGWLFLVGILLFSGSLYSLGFTGSRALVMLTPVGGTAFLAGWLALAWAALRARPASV, via the coding sequence ATGCGCATCTGGATCATTGCCGGCGCCCTCAACGGGTTCCTGGCCGTGGCGTTCGGGGCGTTCGCCGCCCATGGCTTGAGGGGCCGGGTGCCCGATGCGGATCTGACCATCTTCCAGACCGGCGCCCACTATCATCTGGTGCACGCTGTGGCGATGGTGGTCGTGGGACTGGCGGCGCTGCACCTGAGGCACCGGGGTGTGAGTGCGGCGGGGTGGCTGTTTCTTGTCGGCATCCTGCTCTTCTCCGGCAGCCTCTACAGTCTCGGCTTCACCGGCAGTCGGGCATTGGTGATGCTCACGCCCGTCGGTGGGACGGCGTTTCTCGCCGGCTGGCTGGCGCTCGCCTGGGCCGCGCTGCGCGCTCGGCCCGCCTCCGTCTGA
- a CDS encoding ligase-associated DNA damage response exonuclease, with protein sequence MGWDIHLRPAREGLCCPQAGVYIDPVRPVETAIITHGHADHARAGHGTVYATPETLAIMAARYGANFAEDPRPLPYGETVTIGPYRYCLHPAGHVLGSAQVLMETDNGRAVVSGDYKRQADPTCAPFELVPCDLFVTEATFALPVFRHPEARDEIEKLRHSLSLFPERSHLVGAYSLGKAQRVIALLREAGHDRPIYLHGAMEKLCALYEDHGVALGPLLPVKEAERDALAGEIILCPPGALADLWSRRFGDPVAAFASGWMRVRARARQRGVELPLVISDHGDWEDLCTTIVETGASEVWVTHGQEDALVHWCQTQGIAAKPLRMVGYGDEDEAAA encoded by the coding sequence ATGGGATGGGACATCCATCTGAGACCGGCCCGCGAAGGCCTCTGCTGTCCGCAGGCGGGCGTCTACATCGATCCGGTGCGGCCGGTGGAGACCGCCATCATCACCCACGGCCATGCCGACCACGCCCGTGCCGGCCACGGCACCGTCTATGCGACCCCGGAAACCCTGGCGATCATGGCGGCGCGATACGGCGCGAACTTCGCCGAGGATCCGCGGCCGCTTCCCTACGGCGAAACCGTCACGATCGGCCCCTACCGCTACTGTCTCCATCCGGCAGGGCACGTGCTCGGGTCCGCCCAGGTGCTGATGGAGACCGACAATGGCCGGGCCGTCGTCTCGGGCGACTACAAGCGGCAGGCCGACCCGACCTGTGCACCGTTCGAGCTGGTGCCCTGCGACCTGTTCGTGACCGAGGCGACCTTCGCCCTGCCGGTCTTCCGCCATCCCGAAGCCCGCGACGAGATCGAGAAGCTCCGCCATTCTTTGTCGCTGTTTCCCGAGCGCAGCCACCTGGTCGGCGCCTATTCGCTCGGCAAGGCCCAGCGGGTGATCGCCCTGTTGCGGGAAGCCGGGCACGACCGGCCGATCTACCTCCACGGCGCGATGGAAAAGCTGTGCGCGCTCTACGAGGACCATGGCGTGGCGCTCGGTCCGCTGCTGCCGGTGAAGGAGGCCGAACGTGATGCGCTCGCCGGCGAGATCATCCTGTGTCCGCCGGGCGCACTCGCCGATCTCTGGTCGCGCCGGTTCGGCGATCCGGTCGCCGCGTTCGCGTCCGGATGGATGCGGGTCCGGGCGCGCGCCCGCCAGCGCGGCGTGGAACTCCCGCTGGTCATTTCCGACCACGGCGACTGGGAGGATCTGTGCACGACGATCGTGGAGACCGGGGCGTCGGAGGTTTGGGTCACCCACGGCCAGGAGGACGCGCTGGTCCACTGGTGCCAGACCCAAGGCATTGCCGCGAAACCGTTGCGGATGGTGGGCTACGGCGACGAGGACGAGGCGGCGGCCTGA
- the aceB gene encoding malate synthase A, with amino-acid sequence MAEPNAGPAGSVEGVEIKAALGPGYDEILTPEALSFLADLHRNFDKQRQERLQARQVRQREFDGGTLPDFLPDTKDVREGTWSIAGIPEDLKDRRVEITGPVDRKMVVNALNSGAKVFMADFEDATAPTWANVIEGQINLKSRWAGTLDFTDEASGKRYALGEKPAVLKVRPRGWHLPEAHIEVDGTPIAGAFVDFGLYFFHNARTLLEKGTGPYFYLPKMESHLEARLWNDVFVFAQNALGIPQGSIKVTVLIETLPAAFEMDEILYELKDHIVGCNAGRWDYIFSFIKTLRRNQGYVLPDRSQVVMGKAFLRAYSLLLIKTCHRRGAFAMGGMAAQIPNRRDPEANAAALEKVKADKEREAGDGHDGTWVAHPDLVPVAMEVFDRLMPAPNQIDRQRDDVLVGQRELLEVHPGTRSIEGLRDNIRVGVQYIEAWLRGRGAVPLYNLMEDAATAEISRSQIWQWLTFGAQLEDGQSVTEPLFLQLLEEEMAGVRKEIGPEAYDAGRFDEAIELFRTLSTADDLDPFLTLSAYQLIK; translated from the coding sequence ATGGCGGAGCCCAACGCAGGACCGGCCGGATCGGTCGAGGGTGTGGAGATCAAGGCGGCCCTCGGCCCCGGCTACGACGAAATCCTGACGCCGGAAGCCTTGTCCTTCCTGGCCGACCTCCATCGCAACTTCGACAAGCAGCGCCAGGAACGGCTGCAGGCCCGCCAGGTCCGTCAGCGGGAATTCGACGGCGGAACGCTGCCCGATTTCCTGCCGGACACGAAGGACGTGCGGGAGGGGACCTGGTCCATCGCCGGCATTCCGGAGGACCTGAAGGATCGACGCGTCGAAATCACCGGCCCGGTGGACCGCAAGATGGTGGTCAACGCGCTCAACTCCGGCGCAAAGGTCTTCATGGCCGATTTCGAGGACGCGACGGCGCCGACGTGGGCGAACGTGATCGAAGGTCAGATCAATCTGAAGAGCCGGTGGGCCGGCACCCTCGACTTCACCGACGAGGCCAGTGGCAAGCGCTATGCGCTCGGCGAAAAGCCGGCGGTCCTGAAGGTGCGTCCGCGCGGCTGGCATCTTCCCGAGGCCCACATCGAGGTCGACGGGACGCCGATCGCAGGCGCATTCGTCGATTTCGGGCTCTATTTCTTCCACAACGCCAGGACGCTGCTGGAAAAGGGGACGGGTCCCTATTTCTACCTGCCGAAGATGGAGAGCCATCTGGAGGCACGGCTCTGGAACGACGTGTTCGTCTTCGCCCAGAATGCCCTCGGCATCCCGCAGGGATCGATCAAGGTGACGGTTCTGATCGAGACGCTGCCGGCCGCGTTCGAGATGGACGAGATCCTCTACGAGCTGAAGGACCACATCGTCGGCTGCAACGCCGGCCGCTGGGATTACATCTTCTCCTTCATCAAGACCCTGCGCCGGAACCAGGGCTACGTGCTGCCGGACCGGTCCCAGGTGGTGATGGGCAAGGCGTTCCTGCGGGCCTATTCCCTGCTTCTCATCAAGACGTGCCACCGGCGCGGCGCCTTCGCGATGGGCGGCATGGCGGCGCAGATCCCGAACCGGCGCGACCCGGAGGCGAACGCCGCGGCGCTGGAAAAGGTCAAGGCCGACAAGGAGCGGGAGGCCGGCGACGGTCACGACGGGACCTGGGTCGCCCATCCCGATCTCGTGCCCGTCGCGATGGAGGTGTTCGACCGCCTGATGCCCGCGCCCAATCAGATCGATCGCCAGCGCGACGACGTGCTGGTGGGCCAGCGCGAGCTCCTGGAGGTGCATCCCGGCACCCGCTCGATCGAGGGGCTGCGCGACAACATCCGCGTCGGTGTCCAGTATATCGAGGCCTGGCTGCGCGGCCGCGGCGCGGTTCCGCTCTACAACCTGATGGAGGACGCGGCGACCGCGGAGATCTCCCGCTCGCAGATCTGGCAGTGGCTGACCTTCGGCGCCCAGCTCGAGGACGGCCAGTCGGTGACCGAGCCGCTTTTTCTCCAGCTTCTCGAGGAGGAAATGGCCGGGGTTCGCAAGGAAATCGGTCCGGAGGCCTACGATGCCGGCCGCTTCGACGAGGCCATCGAGCTGTTCCGGACGCTCTCGACGGCGGACGATCTGGACCCGTTCCTGACCCTGTCGGCCTATCAGCTGATCAAGTAG
- a CDS encoding cysteine rich repeat-containing protein — protein MKSFAVATLTLALSAGMALAQSGPQVQEMRAACKEDVEKLCSNVQPIEVQECLMEHIDEVSEGCKATVARVGEQDTMGHD, from the coding sequence ATGAAATCCTTTGCCGTCGCAACACTTACGCTCGCCCTCTCCGCCGGCATGGCGCTGGCCCAGTCAGGACCCCAGGTCCAGGAGATGCGGGCCGCCTGCAAGGAAGACGTAGAAAAGCTGTGCAGCAACGTCCAGCCGATCGAGGTGCAGGAATGCCTGATGGAGCACATCGACGAGGTTTCGGAGGGCTGCAAGGCCACCGTCGCCCGTGTGGGCGAACAGGACACGATGGGTCACGACTGA